In Sporosarcina psychrophila, a genomic segment contains:
- a CDS encoding sulfite exporter TauE/SafE family protein yields MEFILLAVIGLASGIVGALVGLGGGIILVPATLYVGINLGLIDGITPQTVVGLSVIMMIFTGLASTISYMKTKTIDFKSGFIFFLGSVPGTLIGAFVNKGLDLPSFNLYFGILLILLSTLLLVRKYLKPVSWFVNHGKKRTFTDNTDQTFIYGYPVWFALLLTFGVGFASGLFGIGGGSILVPAMILLFLFPPHVAVGTSMFMVFLSALVNSITHISLGNVPWLYTIPVIPAAYIGAKIGARLNQKMKSETLVVALRIILLLLGIRSIIDGLMG; encoded by the coding sequence ATGGAATTTATTTTATTGGCCGTTATCGGTCTAGCATCTGGAATTGTTGGGGCACTTGTCGGATTAGGTGGTGGTATCATTCTGGTGCCAGCAACACTTTACGTTGGCATTAACCTTGGCTTAATCGATGGAATTACACCGCAAACCGTCGTTGGGCTATCTGTTATTATGATGATCTTTACGGGCTTGGCGTCGACAATTTCCTATATGAAGACAAAAACAATTGATTTCAAAAGTGGGTTCATCTTTTTCTTAGGAAGTGTTCCCGGGACACTTATCGGTGCATTTGTGAATAAAGGACTTGACCTGCCATCATTCAATCTCTATTTTGGTATTTTACTTATTCTATTATCGACGCTTCTTCTGGTACGTAAATATTTGAAACCGGTCAGCTGGTTTGTCAATCACGGCAAAAAAAGAACTTTCACGGATAATACAGATCAGACTTTTATTTATGGGTACCCTGTTTGGTTTGCATTATTGCTGACATTTGGCGTCGGATTTGCATCGGGTCTTTTCGGCATCGGAGGAGGTTCAATCCTCGTACCAGCGATGATTCTACTCTTCTTATTCCCACCGCATGTCGCAGTCGGTACATCTATGTTCATGGTGTTTTTATCAGCTCTCGTCAATTCAATCACGCATATTTCTCTTGGCAATGTACCGTGGCTTTATACGATTCCAGTCATTCCAGCAGCTTATATCGGGGCTAAAATAGGTGCTCGGTTAAATCAAAAGATGAAATCGGAAACGCTTGTTGTTGCACTGCGAATTATCCTGCTCTTACTAGGAATCAGATCGATTATTGACGGACTTATGGGGTGA
- a CDS encoding bifunctional metallophosphatase/5'-nucleotidase produces MNHKVETIHFYHTNDIHSHFESWPQISRLLCDKKREHLIEGDACYHFDIGDHVDRSHPFTEGTKGQGNIRLLNEAGYDAVTIGNNEGITMSKEALSTLYKDAKFDVILSNLYEEDGSRPKWLLPYRIYVTEQGTRIGVIGATAEYKAFYLKLGWQVTAPRQNLKLVAESIAAETDVIVCLSHMGIHEDEKLAEECSEIDVILGAHTHHLFHDGKLIGNTLLAATGKYGEYVGHVTVKFNTDAKELLQMDAELVRTDSIESNEKDIEKVNDLIKIGKQAMEEQVFYNPSHLSQNLFDVSSLSSFFGRALIAYSQADCAMFNAGIFLGSLEKGWVTKEDLHSLLPHPINLCLITLDGSELKEVYELSLTKEWPQIEIKGLGFRGSLMGAMIHERLYKNRNDQLFAGNREVVSGQKYTLATLDMFTFGFFFPSLKHAEIEYYMPELIRDVLGWYGTTLIKE; encoded by the coding sequence ATGAATCACAAGGTTGAAACAATTCATTTCTATCATACAAATGATATCCACAGTCATTTTGAAAGCTGGCCGCAAATTAGTAGGCTTCTTTGTGACAAAAAGCGCGAGCATTTAATAGAAGGAGATGCTTGTTATCATTTTGACATCGGAGATCACGTTGATCGTTCTCATCCATTTACGGAAGGGACGAAAGGTCAAGGAAACATCCGATTGTTGAATGAAGCAGGCTATGATGCGGTAACAATCGGCAACAACGAAGGAATTACCATGTCGAAAGAGGCTTTATCTACTCTTTATAAGGATGCCAAGTTCGATGTCATACTAAGTAATTTATACGAAGAAGATGGTAGTCGTCCAAAATGGTTGTTACCTTATAGAATCTACGTTACTGAGCAAGGGACAAGAATTGGTGTTATAGGAGCTACTGCAGAATATAAAGCCTTCTATTTGAAGCTCGGCTGGCAAGTGACGGCGCCTCGCCAAAATTTAAAGCTTGTTGCTGAAAGCATTGCTGCTGAGACGGATGTAATTGTTTGTCTATCACATATGGGAATCCATGAAGATGAAAAGCTTGCAGAAGAATGTTCAGAAATCGATGTCATTTTAGGCGCGCATACGCATCATCTATTTCATGACGGCAAATTGATTGGTAATACACTTTTGGCTGCAACAGGTAAATACGGTGAGTATGTTGGTCATGTAACTGTGAAATTTAACACGGATGCTAAAGAACTTTTACAAATGGATGCGGAACTTGTCAGGACAGATTCGATTGAAAGCAATGAAAAAGATATTGAAAAAGTAAATGATCTAATCAAAATAGGAAAGCAGGCAATGGAGGAACAAGTTTTTTATAATCCTTCTCACTTATCTCAAAATCTATTTGATGTTAGTTCGCTGTCCTCTTTCTTTGGTAGAGCGCTCATTGCGTATTCTCAAGCGGATTGTGCCATGTTTAACGCAGGAATATTTCTAGGTAGTCTCGAAAAGGGGTGGGTGACAAAAGAGGATTTACATTCACTTCTACCTCATCCAATCAATTTATGTCTCATTACACTCGATGGATCAGAATTGAAAGAAGTCTATGAGCTGTCATTAACGAAAGAGTGGCCGCAAATTGAAATCAAAGGACTTGGTTTCCGTGGCTCGTTAATGGGTGCGATGATTCATGAAAGACTTTATAAAAATAGAAATGATCAGCTTTTTGCGGGCAATCGGGAGGTTGTATCAGGTCAAAAATATACACTTGCAACACTGGATATGTTTACTTTCGGTTTTTTCTTTCCATCGCTTAAACATGCAGAAATAGAGTACTATATGCCTGAATTAATCAGGGATGTGCTTGGTTGGTACGGAACCACACTAATTAAAGAATGA
- a CDS encoding Na+/H+ antiporter NhaC family protein, which yields MIGTWVSILPPLIAIIMVFATKRVLLSLGAGIVSGALLAASFGPVESLKNLLESVEATFWDGGLNTGNIYIILFILLLGVITAFVSLSGGSRAFAEWAVRHIKTKRGAKLLTVFLGIAIFVDDYFNALAVGQIARPITDQHRVSRAKLAYFIDSTSAPICVISPISSWGAFLIGQLALIFGGAAAISYSPLSAFIMMAPMNFYVIATLAMVFFLAWTNFDLFEMKRHEQLATETGQLFDPAKTIPGQLKEDFPVHAHGRVRDLVAPIVTLVAVTFAVMIWTGYLAGGSMNLLSIFENTDVSLALLSGGIIATLIAVVLYMQQMKNNETASYSLIGSAFINGLKAMMPPVLILIFAWSLSFLIGKLETGLYLSELVLKSNISVSFLPVIMFILACIMAFSTGSSWGSFGILMPIAGTIMIDAAPEMLLPALAAVLAGAVFGDHASPISDTTILSSTGAGCNHIDHVATQFPYALICALVATMGYIILGITGSIWIGLVGVIVILVVLFSVWTMKAKKEATQLSL from the coding sequence ATGATAGGAACATGGGTATCAATTTTACCACCACTAATCGCAATTATTATGGTGTTTGCAACTAAACGGGTGCTGTTGTCGCTCGGAGCAGGAATAGTCTCAGGTGCTCTGCTGGCGGCGTCGTTCGGACCTGTTGAATCATTAAAAAATTTATTGGAGTCAGTTGAGGCTACATTTTGGGATGGTGGACTGAATACAGGGAACATTTACATTATCCTTTTCATCCTTCTATTAGGGGTTATCACTGCATTTGTTAGTTTATCCGGTGGAAGCAGGGCATTTGCAGAATGGGCAGTGCGGCACATCAAAACAAAACGTGGTGCAAAACTGCTCACAGTATTTCTCGGTATAGCTATTTTTGTGGATGACTATTTCAATGCATTGGCAGTTGGCCAAATTGCTCGTCCGATTACAGATCAGCATCGAGTTTCAAGAGCAAAACTAGCTTATTTCATCGATTCAACCTCAGCACCGATTTGTGTCATTTCACCAATTTCAAGTTGGGGTGCCTTTTTAATAGGCCAACTTGCACTTATATTTGGTGGTGCTGCAGCGATTAGCTATTCACCACTATCTGCCTTCATTATGATGGCGCCTATGAATTTTTACGTTATTGCAACACTTGCAATGGTGTTTTTCCTTGCGTGGACCAATTTCGATCTATTCGAAATGAAGAGACATGAACAACTTGCTACAGAAACAGGTCAATTATTTGATCCTGCTAAAACAATTCCAGGTCAGTTAAAAGAAGACTTCCCAGTACACGCACATGGCCGCGTTCGGGATTTAGTCGCACCAATCGTCACACTTGTTGCAGTGACATTTGCGGTTATGATTTGGACAGGTTATTTAGCCGGCGGATCAATGAACCTTTTGTCAATTTTTGAAAATACGGATGTCTCTCTTGCATTACTGTCGGGTGGAATTATCGCCACGCTAATAGCGGTAGTATTATATATGCAACAGATGAAAAATAATGAAACGGCAAGCTATTCTCTTATTGGCAGTGCCTTTATAAATGGATTGAAAGCAATGATGCCACCTGTGCTGATTCTTATTTTTGCGTGGTCATTATCATTCCTGATAGGAAAATTGGAAACAGGCTTATATTTATCAGAGCTTGTGTTGAAATCGAATATATCGGTTTCATTCCTGCCGGTCATCATGTTTATCCTTGCTTGTATTATGGCCTTTTCGACAGGTAGCTCATGGGGGTCATTTGGTATTCTTATGCCGATTGCAGGCACCATAATGATTGACGCGGCACCGGAAATGTTACTGCCAGCACTTGCAGCAGTACTTGCGGGAGCAGTTTTCGGCGATCATGCTTCACCGATTTCTGACACAACGATTCTATCTTCTACAGGTGCAGGCTGTAACCATATAGATCACGTTGCGACACAGTTTCCTTATGCATTAATCTGTGCATTGGTGGCCACAATGGGCTATATCATCTTAGGTATCACAGGCTCCATATGGATAGGTCTAGTTGGTGTTATTGTTATTCTTGTAGTATTGTTTTCTGTTTGGACGATGAAAGCTAAAAAAGAGGCAACACAGCTGTCTTTATAA
- a CDS encoding DUF72 domain-containing protein, whose product MIQIGLTGWGDHPDVYNSSSSKKEKLIDYSAHYPIVELDATFYAIQPERNIRKWIKETPDNFRFIVKAYQGMTGHHRGELPYASVDEMYNLFRLSVTPLQEAGKLAMILVQFPPWFDCTKENVEEIRFVCAKLHGFDIAVEFRHQSWYSPKFQLETLSFLKKLNVIHSVCDEPQAGHGSIPLIANTTRPDKVLVRLHGRNVAGWRNTTGDDKAWRKVRYLYNYNDTELKEIQSAVQKLKQETNEVFVIFNNNSGGHAAQNAKHFQKMLNINYESLTPKQLDFFEGEF is encoded by the coding sequence ATGATCCAAATCGGATTAACCGGTTGGGGTGACCATCCGGACGTATATAACTCTTCCTCTTCGAAGAAAGAAAAATTAATTGATTATAGTGCACACTATCCAATCGTCGAACTGGATGCTACTTTTTATGCCATTCAGCCGGAGCGTAATATTCGCAAATGGATTAAAGAAACGCCAGATAACTTCCGATTCATTGTCAAGGCATACCAGGGTATGACTGGGCATCATCGGGGTGAACTCCCGTATGCATCTGTGGATGAAATGTACAATCTTTTCCGGCTATCGGTTACACCACTTCAAGAAGCAGGCAAACTAGCGATGATTCTTGTCCAATTCCCTCCATGGTTTGACTGTACAAAAGAGAATGTTGAGGAAATTCGCTTCGTTTGCGCTAAATTGCATGGATTCGATATCGCCGTTGAATTTAGGCATCAGTCATGGTATTCACCCAAATTTCAACTAGAAACTCTGTCTTTTTTGAAGAAACTGAACGTAATTCACTCGGTGTGCGATGAACCGCAAGCAGGGCATGGGAGTATTCCGCTAATAGCAAATACCACTCGTCCGGATAAGGTTCTTGTTAGATTGCACGGCCGTAATGTAGCAGGGTGGCGCAACACTACGGGTGATGATAAAGCATGGCGTAAAGTTAGATATCTGTATAACTACAATGACACTGAGCTGAAGGAGATTCAATCAGCTGTTCAAAAATTAAAACAAGAAACGAATGAGGTTTTCGTCATTTTTAACAATAATTCCGGCGGACATGCAGCACAAAACGCGAAACATTTTCAAAAAATGCTCAATATCAACTACGAAAGTCTGACGCCGAAGCAGCTTGACTTTTTTGAAGGAGAATTTTGA
- the yunB gene encoding sporulation protein YunB, translating into MRFHGQVTRKSRKKKRKLLPLLIPAILIAIALFIYIINARLAPIYIQYAEVQTEKIAAHVINKAINSRTANVLDVNDIIVNVPNDSKGMVKFNTEIINRVLAETHGLVESHLQQAEAGNLALLPTDEIEFDSQAMKREEGIVFFVPLAQAANIPLLGNLGPKIPIRFHVIGQVQATIDTKISEFGINNAVVEVNILLTVNVQIIVPLATKQSVVTQKIPVAMGLIQSTVPQIYTTGGGDPPSVEVPAPPAIEE; encoded by the coding sequence TTGAGATTTCACGGCCAAGTTACTAGAAAATCCAGGAAGAAAAAACGCAAATTGTTACCCCTTCTTATTCCTGCAATTCTTATCGCAATTGCCCTTTTTATTTACATTATTAATGCAAGGCTTGCCCCAATTTATATTCAATATGCAGAGGTACAGACAGAAAAAATCGCGGCCCATGTTATCAATAAAGCCATCAATTCCAGGACTGCCAATGTACTTGATGTCAATGATATCATTGTAAACGTCCCGAACGATTCTAAAGGGATGGTGAAATTCAACACTGAAATCATCAACAGAGTATTAGCGGAGACACATGGTCTTGTCGAGTCCCATCTTCAACAGGCTGAAGCGGGCAATCTAGCTTTATTACCAACAGATGAGATAGAATTTGATTCGCAAGCAATGAAACGTGAAGAGGGAATTGTCTTTTTTGTCCCTCTTGCTCAAGCGGCAAATATTCCACTACTAGGGAACTTAGGGCCTAAAATACCGATTCGTTTTCATGTCATAGGTCAAGTACAAGCGACTATAGATACAAAAATTAGTGAATTTGGTATTAACAATGCCGTTGTTGAAGTGAATATATTATTAACAGTAAATGTCCAAATCATTGTCCCACTTGCAACAAAGCAAAGTGTAGTGACACAGAAGATTCCGGTAGCTATGGGACTAATTCAATCAACAGTACCTCAAATCTATACGACTGGTGGTGGGGATCCGCCATCGGTCGAAGTTCCAGCCCCTCCCGCGATAGAGGAATGA